Proteins encoded in a region of the Kryptolebias marmoratus isolate JLee-2015 linkage group LG14, ASM164957v2, whole genome shotgun sequence genome:
- the cercam gene encoding procollagen galactosyltransferase 2, with translation MWLPWLVSAALLSRAGCYFSEEKYPEESRMRPPTVVLAVIARNAEHSLPYFLGALERLSYPKDRISVWAATDHNSDNTTDVLKEWLTVMQKYYHYVEWRPMDKPTSYAGELGPKHWPNSRYEYVMKLKQAALNFARKHWADYILFADTDNILTNPDTLNLLTAENKSVIAPMLDSQGAYSNFWCGITPQGYYRRTAEYFPTRYRHRLGCFPVPMVHSTLLLDLRKEGMKNLAFYPPHEDYSWPYDDIIVFAFSCRAAAIQMYLCNKERYGYLNVPAKPHQTLEDDRLNFVHVHLESMIEGPPMSPSRFVHMFPKQRDLMGFDEIYLINLRRRSDRRDRMLFSLNELEIDVKVVDAVDGNALNSSDIKILGVDLLPGYYDPFSGRTLTKGEVGCFLSHYYIWKEVVDMEMDKALIFEDDVRFEANFKRRALRLMEEVELAELDWDLIYFGRKQVNPGNEKPMENVRNLVEADYSYWTLSYAISQQGAHKLLNAEPLSKMLPVDEFLPIMYDKHPNEDYKSHFANRNLQAFSARPLLVQPCHYAGDAQWVSDTETSTLWDDDSVKTDWRGSHKTLKGSVPEMLSAAYRDEL, from the exons ATGTGGCTTCCCTGGCTGGTTTCGGCGGCGCTGCTCTCCCGGGCTGGGTGTTACTTTTCGGAGGAGAAGTATCCGGAGGAGTCCAGGATGCGGCCTCCCACCGTGGTGCTGGCCGTCATAGCCCGGAACGCCGAGCACTCCTTGCCCTACTTCCTCGGAGCTCTGGAGAGGCTCAGCTACCCCAAAGACCGCATCTCTGTGTG GGCAGCCACGGATCACAACTCCGACAACACCACGGACGTACTGAAGGAGTGGCTGACCGTCATGCAGAAATATTACCATTACGTTGAGTGGAGACCGATGGACAAGCCCAC GTCTTATGCAGGAGAACTGGGTCCTAAGCACTGGCCCAACAGCAGATATGAGTACGTGATGAAGCTCAAGCAGGCAGCGCTCAACTTTGCCAGGAAACACTGGGCTGACTACATCCTG TTTGCAGACACGGACAACATCCTCACTAACCCAGACACCCTCAACCTGCTGACAGCGGAGAACAAGTCCGTCATCGCCCCCATGCTGGACTCTCAGGGAGCCTACTCCAACTTCTGGTGCGGTATCACTCCGCAG GGTTATTATCGGCGAACAGCAGAGTACTTCCCCACACGTTACCGCCACAGACTGGGCTGCTTCCCCGTCCCGATGGTCCACAGCACCCTGCTGCTGGATCTGAGGAAGGAGGGCATGAAGAATCTGGCTTTCTACCCGCCTCATGAGGACTACTCGTGGCCTTATGATGACATCATCGTGTTTGCCTTCTCCTGTCGTGCTGCag CGATCCAGATGTACCTGTGCAACAAGGAGCGCTACGGCTACCTGAACGTTCCCGCCAAACCTCACCAAACGCTGGAGGACGATCGCCTCAACTTTGTCCATGTCCATCTGGAGTCCATGA ttgaGGGTCCACCCATGTCTCCCTCTCGATTCGTTCACATGTTCCCAAAACAGAGAGACCTGATGGGATTTGATGAG ATTTATCTGATTAATCTGCGACGCCGGTCGGACCGAAGGGACAGGATGTTGTTCTCCCTGAACGAGCTGGAGATTGACGTCAAAGTGGTGGATGCTGTGGACGGAAA tGCACTGAACAGCAGCGACATTAAAATCTTGGGGGTGGACCTGCTGCCGGGTTACTACGACCCGTTCTCCGGGCGCACCCTGACCAAAGGGGAGGTGGGCTGCTTCCTCAGCCACTACTACATCTGGAAAGAG gtCGTGGACATGGAGATGGACAAAGCCCTGATCTTTGAGGACGATGTTCGCTTCGAGGCCAACTTCAAGCGGCGAGCGCTCAGGCTgatggaggaggtggagctggCGGAGCTGGACTGGGACCTCAT ATACTTCGGCAGGAAGCAGGTGAACCCTGGAAACGAGAAGCCCATGGAGAACGTTCGGAACCTGGTGGAGGCCGACTACTCGTACTGGACTCTGTCCTACGCCATCTCCCAGCAGGGAGCCCACAAGCTGCTCAATGCCGAGCCGCTGTCCAAGATGCTGCCCGTCGATGAGTTCCTCCCCATCATGTATGACAAACATCCCAA CGAGGACTACAAGTCCCATTTCGCCAACAGAAACTTACAGGCCTTCAGCGCGCGCCCCCTCCTGGTGCAGCCGTGTCACTACGCTGGTGACGCTCAGTGGGTGAGCGACACAGAGACGTCCACTCTGTGGGATGACGACTCGGTGAAGACCGACTGGAGGGGCTCCCACAAGACCCTGAAAGGGTCCGTGCCCGAGATGCTGTCGGCGGCGTACAGGGACGAACTTTAG